From Sporolactobacillus pectinivorans:
CCATCCACATCTGTGAACCGGCGGCCTCCCCCACTCTGACAGGCGGAAAGCCCGGCCGTCATAAAATAGTTGGAACCAGCCCTGGCTTTATTCCAAATACACTAGATCTTTCCCTGGTTGATGAAGTGCTTAAGGTCAGCGATGAGGACGCTTATGAAATTACCCGAAGACTGGCAAAGGATGAAGGAATTCTTTGTGGGCCTTCGTCCGGAGCTTCCGTCTATGTTGCCTTGCAGGTAGCAAAGCGGTTTAAACCTGATGATCTGATTGTATGCATGGTTAACGACACAGGTGAACGCTATCTATCTGGTGACATCTTTCAACACTGATCAATTCAAACACCCTTTGATTGTCTGAAGCTGTTTTCATGTACACTCTGAAAAACAGAAACAAGCTGGGGAAAAAGAATTCATTCGCTTAGCAAAAGAAAATGAAAAAAGGTTTGACTTTTGCGAATTAAGCGGTATATTTAAATTATTTAATAGAATAGTTGTATTATTCTTCATGCATTAGGTTGAATTGTCCTGTTTGGGTGCCGTCAGAAAAGTCATGATCCTGTTCAATCATTCATAAAAGAGGAGAAAATGGGAATTTAACAAGACACATCTTTCGCATTCCGCAATTTTCAAACATCCTCTTTAATGATAAAAAATCTGGGGAGTGGTGATTTGAGTCCTTCAACTGATCGTATGCTAAATCGCGTTAAGTCTGTTTACTTATTTATCCGCAGACAAGGTCCTGTCACGACGAAAGAGCTGGTTGAAGAATTTGACATGACACAGAGAACCATGCAAAGAGACTTGAATATTCTAACGTATAACCATTTGGTCAGGAGTCCTAGAAGAGGCCAATGGACGGTAACAGAAAAAAAAGTAAAGGTATCGTGAGCTGTTTTTTTAAACAGCTCTTTTTTATTTGCCTGAATTTTGGCTGGAGGGAATTAGAAGAGGCCTGTTTAAAAATATTGTTCAGCGTTGCGCACCACCGCTCAATCACAGGCTGATGTCCCGATTACCACGGTCAATTTTACTTCCTTTTCATAGACTAATAACTGAGTTTAAAAAACATGATCAGGGAGGGTTTTTGTATGTTTCCATATAGCGACCTGAATTCTTCTGCGGCCGGTGGACTGCCTGCAGGACAGAATCATTTTCAAACTGCGGATAGTCAGGGATCCTTTACGCCCCAGGGTTTTGCCCCGGCAGAGCGCCCGTTTCCCTACCCCTATCCACAAGAAACAGAAAACGCAATCGCCGGAAACAGCTTCGAATGGTACGGTACGCCCCAGAACAGACAGCTGCCCCGACCGCCACAGCCAGGCGGCGGAGACCTGGAACGCCGTGTCCGTCAGCTCGAACGCCAGC
This genomic window contains:
- a CDS encoding DeoR family transcriptional regulator, which produces MSPSTDRMLNRVKSVYLFIRRQGPVTTKELVEEFDMTQRTMQRDLNILTYNHLVRSPRRGQWTVTEKKVKVS